From one Solanum stenotomum isolate F172 chromosome 12, ASM1918654v1, whole genome shotgun sequence genomic stretch:
- the LOC125846530 gene encoding berberine bridge enzyme-like 8: protein MMKIPLFSSSLIIFLVLAISISPSHENQSFLQCLETNSNPSYPISSLVFSPNNSSFPSILQAYIRNLRFNESTTRKPLFILTAQHESHIQASIICAKSLGVQMKIRSGGHDYEGLSYVSNVPFFVVDMFNFRSINVSIEDESAWVEVGATLGEVYYRIAEKSSVHGFPAGVCPTVGVGGHFSGAGYGNMMRKYGLTVDNIDDAKLIDVNGRILDRKSMGEDLFWAITGGGGVSYGVVLSYKIKLVRVPPKVTVFRVPRFYDQNALDLAYLWQRRANKWDNDLFMRMIIDVVNSTTRTSEKTIRVSFFTLFLGDSDRLLSLLNQSFPELGLERKDCIEMSWIESVLYYTNSPITPIDALLSRSPPLSYLKRKSDYLQKPMSKEGLEFIFKKMIELQTPTILTFNPYGGRMSEISPLAKPFPHRDGNIAKIQYSTNWNEKGVEASNHYLNLTRVLYNYMTPFVSKSPRLAFLNYRDIDLGITHNGKLSYFEGKVYGIKYFKKENFNRLVKIKTKVDPQNFFRNEQSIPVYPSWRN from the coding sequence ATGATGAAAATTCCACTATTTTCCTCTtctcttattatttttcttgttcttgCTATTTCAATAAGTCCTTCACATGAAAATCAATCATTTCTTCAATGTCTTGAAACAAATTCAAACCCTTCTTATCCAATTTCTTCATTAGtattttctccaaataattcttCATTTCCATCTATTTTGCAAGCTTACATAAGGAATTTAAGATTCAATGAGTCTACAACTAGGAAACCTCTCTTCATACTCACAGCTCAACATGAATCTCATATTCAAGCATCAATTATTTGTGCAAAATCACTAGGTGTCCAAATGAAAATTAGAAGTGGAGGGCATGACTACGAGGGTCTTTCTTATGTGTCCAACGTACCATTTTTCGTCGTTGACATGTTCAATTTCCGATCGATAAATGTTAGTATTGAGGATGAATCGGCTTGGGTTGAAGTAGGTGCAACCCTTGGCGAAGTTTACTATAGAATAGCGGAAAAAAGCAGCGTGCATGGATTTCCCGCGGGAGTTTGCCCCACGGTAGGAGTTGGTGGACACTTTAGTGGGGCCGGTTACGGTAACATGATGAGGAAATACGGTTTAACGGTCGATAATATCGACGATGCAAAATTAATTGATGTTAATGGACGAATCCTCGATCGTAAATCCATGGGGGAGGATTTATTTTGGGCTATTACGGGTGGTGGAGGGGTAAGTTATGGAGTTGTCTTGTCGTATAAAATAAAGTTGGTTCGAGTCCCACCAAAGGTGACAGTTTTTCGAGTCCCGAGATTTTATGACCAAAATGCCCTTGACCTTGCTTACCTATGGCAACGTCGTGCTAACAAGTGGGACAATGACCTATTCATGAGAATGATCATTGACGTAGTCAATAGCACTACACGTACCTCGGAGAAAACCATAAGGGTTTcctttttcactttatttcttGGAGACTCAGATCGACTCCTCTCACTTCTCAACCAGAGTTTCCCAGAGCTAGGGTTAGAACGAAAGGATTGCATTGAGATGTCTTGGATAGAATCCGTGctttattatacaaattcccCAATTACCCCTATTGATGCTTTGCTAAGTAGGTCACCTCCCTTATCATACTTGAAAAGAAAGTCAGATTACTTGCAAAAACCAATGTCAAAAGAAGGGTTAGAGTTCATATTCAAGAAAATGATAGAACTACAAACACCAACAATTTTGACATTTAATCCTTATGGTGGAAGAATGAGTGAAATTTCACCTTTAGCTAAGCCATTTCCACATAGAGATGGAAATATAGCAAAGATTCAATATTCAACAAATTGGAATGAAAAAGGAGTTGAGGCTTCAAACCATTATCTAAACTTGACAAGAGTACTTTATAACTATATGACACCTTTTGTGTCAAAATCACCAAGGTTAGCATTCTTGAATTATAGGGATATTGATTTGGGAATTACACATAATGGgaaattgagttattttgaagGGAAAGTGTATGGGATAAAGTATTTCAAGAAGGAAAATTTCAATAGGTTGGTGAAGATCAAGACTAAAGTTGATCCTCAAAATTTCTTTAGGAATGAACAAAGCATACCAGTTTACCCTTCTTGGAGGAATTaa